TTCTTAAACTCTTTGGAGCAGGCAAGAATGGGGTCCATAAGGCCGAGGCCATGAGCAGCAGGAGCTGTGGCTGTCGCCTCAGTGCCTGTACCTTTGTGAGCCATTTGGTATGTGTGAACTCCTAGATTCTCAAGGACTCTCTTGCCCCAAGAATTGCTGTGGACAAATGACACCAGCCAGGGAGTTCTCAGAGCCAAATCCTCACCTGATGTACCCTCTCTCCCTGCAGGAATCCAGGTTTGGAATCCTGCTTTTGATGTCACCCCCCACGAACTCATCACCGGTGGCATCATCACTGAGTTGGGTGTCTTTGCCCCTGAGGAGCTCCGAGCAGCCCTAAGTACCTCCATCTACTCAGAGGAACAGACCCTAGATAGTCCCCAGATGTGACTAGCTGGCTCTCCACAACCCAACCACCACCTGCTGTGGTTCCTCtggttttataataaagttttcaAATGGCTACCCCAAAgctcacccacacccctccttTAGCTACTGGAGCAGACCTGACTCTGcagagtcccagcatccacaacaAAGCTGCCCGAGTTTATACATTTCAGCTCCATCCTTTGTATGACCTATACATGGGGTGCAAAACCAGATGTGGGggtacacaactgtaatcccagttcctgggaggctgaggcgggaTTCTTTGGGTTTTAGCTACcctcctgggaagctgaggcagaaggatttctttGGGTTTTAGACTATAGATtgaagaaaaaaccaaaacaaaaaacaatgtagaGATAATCAGGATGATCTTAGCtgtctttgaagtatttgtttctttggtttggtttgggtttttttgtttgtttttttcaagacaggatttttctaagtaaccctgactgtcctggaactcgtacaccaggctggctttgaattcacagagatctgcctgcctctgcctcctaagtcctgggattaaaggcatacaccaacACCACCCggctatatatttttattttatgtatgtgtgctttaCATGCAAgggcctggtgccctcagaggccagaaaaggacactggatatcctggaactggagttgttgatggttgtgagctgccatgtggatgctgggaacagaacccagagcctctctgcaaaagcaacaagtgcacTAAAAGAGGACACCAAAGTTCAGTAATCaagataaatgtttgtttttttaagacagagtctgtgtatctttggctggcctggaacttgttatgtggaccaggctggcctggaactcacggagatccacctgcctctgcctcctgagcaaaGGGTCAAGGGTGTGAGCCACAACAACCTGCttcaatttatttatctatctatctatctatctattttatttttgatagtctctgaacctggaactcatcaaaTAGGCTAGGCTGCAGGGACCCTcccctcctcagcctcctcagcactgggatcacaggtctgCCCACCATCACTCACTGAGGATGGAACTCCGGTCCTCATGCATgagcagtaagcactttaccactgagtgaTGTTCCCAGCCACCAGGTGtatattttaaatctttgttttgttttgtttttgttttccgtgacagggtttctctgtgtagctttgaaacctgtcctggaactcgatccgttccgtagactaagctggcctcgagctcacagagatccgcctgcctcctggATCCGGTGTACCACCACCCagattattttaaatcatttcacattgaaaaaagctgggtggtggcacacacctttaatcccaacagagacagggggatctctgagttctagaccagcctagtctacagagtgagttccaggacagccagggccacacagagaaatcctgtcttgagaaaacaaatatAGTTATTGAAAAGAACATAGCTGATTCTGTGACTGTGACAGCTTTTGAGCTGCAAGTGTGAGGCTGAGTGCCATCCCCAGCACAGCTGCAAAATTAATGTATCATGATAACCTAAGGGTTTTTTTAGtgacatgtttatttattatgtgtgtgaatgtgattaaaaaaaatctgcaggccaggtggtggtgcacgcctttaatcccagcactcaggcagcagaggcaggcggatctctctgagttctagggtagcttgatctacagagtgagttccaggaccggcTCCatagacaccctgtcttgaaaaacaaacaaaaaacctgcagGCGTCagttctctgagttctgagattaaatgAATGTGCCACCACCCAAGATTGAACTCGGTGgcgtgcatgcctttaatcccagcacttgggaggcagaggcaggcggatctctgtgagttcgaggccaacctggtcttcaagagctagttccaggacagcctccaaagacatagagaaaccctgtctcaaaaaaaaaaaaaaaaaaaaaaaaaaaagattgaactCGTCAGCACCTTTACACACAGGGCCATGTCACCAATGATGACTGAAGTTTTTTGGCACTCCCTTAATTTTCCACCAAAAGTGAGTTCCTTGCTTGCCTCACCCCAAGTCTAACTTGACCTTTTATGTACAAAAAGCACAAACCATCGTGTTTTATACTACACGAGTGTCCTGACCCCTGAAAATGGTAACaattttctttctgatgtttTGAACAGCCATTCTTCTCTAAGTGTGCACCTCTGAGTCCCCTGCGGCCTTAGGTCCCACTGTGGCCAATGACGTCTTGCGGCTTCCGGTTCTCCTGCGCGTGGCCCCGCCTCCTCCGGCTCGTGGTGAAACATGGCGCAGGGACAGCGCAAGTTCCAGGCTCAGAAACCTAAAAGCAAGGCAGCGGCTGCGGCGGAGCGGAGCCGAGGGCCGAGGAAAGGCGGTGAGGAGAGGCGTGGGGGCGAGAGCGAGAGGGCGGCGGCGCTTGGGGAGGGCGGCCCAGGCTCACTGGCTGGTGTCACTCCGTAGGTCGAGTCATCGCTCCCAAGAAGGCGCGCGTCGTGCAGCAGCAAAAGCTGAAGAAGGTGAGGGGATCGCAGCCGTGGGTGCGAGGATGGAAGCGGGCCGAGAGCATCCCAGCTCCGAGTCTGTGCCCTCCCTTGTTCGATGGATCCAGACCCCGCGCTTAGCTTCGGGGGTTCAGATGCTGGTTAGGGACTGTGAGCAAATAGCCtcggggtttttgtttgttatgtgtatcagtgttttatCTGTTTGTGTCTGAGTGTCTGCGTGCATAAAGCGTGCGCCTCAGACccgaagaggtcagaagaggatgtccaatcccctggaactagagttatggatgattTTGAGCCattatgtgtgctgggaactgaacattgGTCTTCAATGGTCAGAAGTGCTGAAGCCTGGCGTGGTAGCCCACGCCTCTGATCCCAGCGCTCTGGGTGCAGAAGCAGCctggtctctgagttcaaggccagcctggtctgtatgcTTTAATTACATGTATATGAGTGGGTGGGTGCCcatgcccacggaggccagaagcaGCAGCACAGGCTACTCTTCCACCAGACctcaattcagttcccagcacctacatgtcagctcacaaccatctataaccccagttccaagggatctccAGTGTTCCCTTCTACAGGCTATGCATGCCTGAGGTACACAGACATGCGTGTGAGCAAaacactctcatacacataaataaaaagttaagtaGGGAAATTAGAGGCTCCAATCTGGCTTAAAGCTTGAGTAGATCTGGCCGAGTGTTGGTGGCgccctcctttaatcccagcacttgggaggcagaagcaggcggatctctgtgagtttgagaccagcctggtctccagagcgagtgccaggataggctccaaagctacacagagaaaccctgtctcaaaaaaaaaaaaaaacaaacaaacaaacaaaaaaagcttgaGTAGATCATTCTGTCTTCCCAGTCATCTCCCCTAGGCAGGTAACCCAGCAGCCTGCTCTGCCCCATGGGGTATCCACTCTCAGGCCCTTAGATGAGTTTCATCACAGTCCACCAGTAGACCACTTCCCCTTTTGCCTTCCCAGGTTCAGAGGTCATCCTTGAACTCTGTTCTTATCCAGTCTAGTCCCGTTAGCATACATCCAGAATCAACCTACTTCTGCCCCATCACCTCTCATCCACTTTCAAGGTTGGCTCCTTGCCAACACTATCCTCTTCCTGCTGTAGCTGCTGAGGCATCTGCTCACAGCTGGTTCCCCTCTGCCCAGAATCTTCCAGGTCTGCTTCCTGTCAGCAAAAGCCCCAGTtcttcatctctccatcctcattgcctttcatcctttcttctgtcccTCTAGCTTTACTGGCCCTTTAAGGATTCTTTGTCCCGATGCTAGATATGTTCTTTTGACCTGTTCGTGGTAGCACTTGGGCCTATAGTGGTAAGTCCAGGCAGGGGCAGCTTGAGTCTGAAGCTGTTCTGAGAGAACAAAAGGAGGGGATGTAGGaggatgtgtgtgtattcaggcTGGGGAGAGTGAGAGCTTGCTCTGTGTCCCTCACAGACCCTGGAAGTGGGGATCCGGAAGAAGATTGAGCATGACGTGGTGATGAAAGCCAACTCCAGCCTGCCTAAGAAGCTCACACTGCTGAAGGGTGCATCAAAGAAGAAAGGGGCCACCACGCCCAGCAAGACACCATCCTAAAGGCACTGGGACTTTACAGGTGACCCCACAGGCTGGCTGGACTTGAAGAGGACCCTGCTCCAGTCCTGATGGCACCTGGGACAGCAATGGGCAGGTGATGATGGCGCCTGAGGCCAGCTCGGCGGGGTTCTGAGGAGGCACTCAGCTTCCTATAGGCTCAGGGTCTGTCTTTACTGGGGTGACAGTGTGATGAATCTGACTCTGATGTCCCTCCAGCTCTCCAGCAGCCCAATGGGGAGGCTGTTTGGGGGCTAGGTGAGCCTCACTGGTCTCCACAAGAAACTTCTCCCACCCACACAATGCCCTTGACAGCCACAGACCCAAGAAAGGGCAATGGCATCAATAGCCGAAGCTGGCAGAGAAGGTAATCTCTTTCCTGGGTCTCCAGGACACACTCTAGTCATCTAGTGTCTGTTGTCACTGTCCTATACATGAAGAAGGGTTCCATATCTTCACAGAGGCACCATCTCATCCTGTCACACTAGTGATCCAGAGCCACTTGGGGATGGCCACTGTTACCCAATAAAGCTGTGCTCACAGAGGCTGCCTGCCATTTTTTTACATTCTGTTCTGTCCCCACATCTTGTCTTGCTTGGGTGAGCTAGCCTACTAACACTCCAGGACCAGGACCTGGCCAGCTCAGCCACCCTACTCCATAGCCCAGCTCTGCATATGTCCATTGAGGGGCTCACTCCTGCTGAACCAGATGCTGATCATGTCATACGCAGGGTGCTTGACCTGGTGGCATCTCCCTTGGTGTGGCCCTGGGGCAAGTGATGAGTATGCTGGTGGCCTATCCCTTTGTGTCCAGCCATTTCACCCATTGAGGAGGCAGAAAATTGTTGAGTCACCAGTGACTGCCCCCATCTCTGACTGGGTGAGTCTGT
The DNA window shown above is from Cricetulus griseus strain 17A/GY chromosome 3, alternate assembly CriGri-PICRH-1.0, whole genome shotgun sequence and carries:
- the C3H19orf53 gene encoding leydig cell tumor 10 kDa protein homolog; translation: MAQGQRKFQAQKPKSKAAAAAERSRGPRKGGRVIAPKKARVVQQQKLKKTLEVGIRKKIEHDVVMKANSSLPKKLTLLKGASKKKGATTPSKTPS